A stretch of DNA from Desulfovibrio gilichinskyi:
GATTGACGTAAACTTCAGGATCAATCATCCAGAAAATGGAGGAGGTGACAGTTACACCGATCAGGAAAGCCGCAGGAATGAAAACCCGCACCCACCCGGTTGCAATAAGGAAAATTCCGCCTGCAAGCAGTGCAATTACCTGTGATGAGCCAAGCCCGCCAAGCTGATGCCCGAGGAAAAGGTCTGTATAATTAAACTGATCAAGGCTTTCGAGACCGAAGAACTTAAGCTGGTCTAATGGTGCATTGATAGCGAAATGCGAAAGGTTCATGTCGATATCGATAGCGGCAGGCCATGACAGGCGACAGAATGCCCAGGCAACCAGCGGTGCGCAGATCGGGTTGGTTCCGAATCCGCCGAATACCGTACGCCCCATTACAATTGTAAAAGCAGCTCCGAAACAGACAACCCACCATGGAGCTGTTGCCGGAAGCAAAAAGGCAAAAAGGATACCTTCATATAATGCTGTGAAATTATCGACATTGATATCGCGCCCCTGCAACTTAAGACAAAGAGCTTCAGTCAATATAGCAGCA
This window harbors:
- a CDS encoding RnfABCDGE type electron transport complex subunit D produces the protein MTPPVIKAMSDIAVRLTVSPAPHWRSRRTLTKMMQYHLLALLPAMVMAFNMFGLSALSTIGLAGSAAILTEALCLKLQGRDINVDNFTALYEGILFAFLLPATAPWWVVCFGAAFTIVMGRTVFGGFGTNPICAPLVAWAFCRLSWPAAIDIDMNLSHFAINAPLDQLKFFGLESLDQFNYTDLFLGHQLGGLGSSQVIALLAGGIFLIATGWVRVFIPAAFLIGVTVTSSIFWMIDPEVYVNPLFHLLTGSVMFGAFFLAPDVSSSPVGKIPQLLFGLIAGAMVIVIRVYGVYPDGVPFAIMVANLLTPLLDRVRPKPFGGR